A stretch of the Aegilops tauschii subsp. strangulata cultivar AL8/78 chromosome 4, Aet v6.0, whole genome shotgun sequence genome encodes the following:
- the LOC109763317 gene encoding mitochondrial succinate-fumarate transporter 1: protein MASPPPPPPPSPPPPADEPRSGGGRAPIPPYVKAAAGSLGGVMEACCLQPIDVVKTRLQLDRAGAYRGIAHCGTTVARAEGVPALWKGLTPFATHLTLKYALRLGSNAMLQSAFKDPVTGKVSAQGRLASGFGAGVLEALVIVTPFEVVKIRLQQQKGLSTDLLKYKGPIHCAKTIVREEGIFGLWSGASPTVMRNGTNQAAMFTAKNTIDILLWKKHEGDGKVLQPWQSMVSGFLAGTAGPICTGPFDVVKTRLMAQGRTGDIKYKGMFHAIRTIHAEEGLRALWKGLLPRLMRIPPGQAIMWTVADQVMGLYERTYLQSANV from the exons ATGGCctcgcccccgcccccgcccccgccctcgccgccgccgccggccgacGAGCCACGCAGCGGCGGGGGCAGGGCGCCGATCCCGCCCTACGtcaaggcggcggcggggtcgctCGGCGGCGTGATGGAGGCGTGCTGCCTGCAGCCCATCGACGTGGTCAAGACAAGGCTGCAGCTCGACCGCGCGGGGGCCTACCGCGGCATCGCGCACTGCGGCACCACCGTCGCGCGCGCCGAGGGCGTGCCGGCGCTCTGGAAGGGCCTCACGCCCTTCGCCACCCACCTCACGCTCAAGTACGCGCTCCGCCTCGGCTCCAATGCCATGCTGCAGTCCGCCTTCAAGGACCCCGTCACCGGCAAGGTCTCCGCGCAGGGCCGCCTCGCCTCCGGCTTCGGCGCTGGCGTCCTCGAGGCCCTCGTCATCGTTACCCCATTCGAG GTGGTAAAGATTAGATTGCAGCAACAAAAAGGACTAAGCACGGACCTACTGAAATATAAAGGGCCCATACACTGTGCGAAGACAATTGTTCGTGAGGAAGGCATTTTTGGTCTGTGGTCTGGAGCATCACCAACCGTCATGCGTAACGGTACAAACCAAGCTGCCATGTTCACAGCCAAGAACACGATAGACATTCTTCTCTGGAAGAAGCATGAAGGAGACGGCAAGGTTCTCCAGCCATGGCAGTCAATGGTCTCTGGGTTCCTTGCAGGAACCGCAGGGCCGATCTGCACCGGGCCTTTCGACGTTGTGAAGACCAGGCTGATGGCCCAAGGGAGGACCGGCGACATCAAGTACAAGGGCATGTTCCATGCGATACGGACGATACACGCGGAAGAGGGCCTCCGAGCCCTGTGGAAAGGCCTGCTTCCCAGGCTCATGAGGATTCCACCTGGTCAGGCCATAATGTGGACAGTGGCTGATCAGGTGATGGGCCTCTACGAGCGAACATATCTGCAGTCGGCTAATGTGTAA